In a genomic window of Physeter macrocephalus isolate SW-GA chromosome 14, ASM283717v5, whole genome shotgun sequence:
- the HCFC1R1 gene encoding host cell factor C1 regulator 1 isoform X1: MILQQPLERGPQGRAQRDPRAASGASRGLDASSPLRGAVPMSTKRRLEEEHLPASPSLPREPLRKQFLSEENMVTHFSRLSLHNDHPYCSPPMAFPPALPPLRSPCSELLLWRYPGNLIPEALRLLRLGDTPTPHYPATPAGDIMEL; the protein is encoded by the exons ATGATCCTGCAGCAACCCCTGGAGCGAGGCCCCCAGGGTCGGGCCCAGCGCGACCCGCGGGCCGCCTCAGGGGCGTCCCGAGGCCTGGACGCGAG ctCCCCTCTCCGAGGAGCTGTGCCCATGAGCACCAAGCGTCGCCTGGAGGAGGAGCA cctgcctgcctccccGTCTCTCCCCAGGGAGCCCCTGCGCAAGCAGTTCCTGTCTGAGGAGAACATGGTCACCCACTTCTCTAGACTCAGCCTGCACAATGACCACCCTTACTGCAGCCCCCCCATGGCTttccccccagctctgcccccactCAG AAGCCCTTGCTCTGAGCTGCTTCTCTGGCGCTACCCTGGGAACCTGATCCCTGAGGCGCTCCGGTTGCTGAGGCTGGgggacacccccaccccccactacCCTGCAACCCCAGCTGGGGACATAATGGAGCTCTGA
- the HCFC1R1 gene encoding host cell factor C1 regulator 1 isoform X4, translating to MILQQPLERGPQGRAQRDPRAASGASRGLDAREPLRKQFLSEENMVTHFSRLSLHNDHPYCSPPMAFPPALPPLRSPCSELLLWRYPGNLIPEALRLLRLGDTPTPHYPATPAGDIMEL from the exons ATGATCCTGCAGCAACCCCTGGAGCGAGGCCCCCAGGGTCGGGCCCAGCGCGACCCGCGGGCCGCCTCAGGGGCGTCCCGAGGCCTGGACGCGAG GGAGCCCCTGCGCAAGCAGTTCCTGTCTGAGGAGAACATGGTCACCCACTTCTCTAGACTCAGCCTGCACAATGACCACCCTTACTGCAGCCCCCCCATGGCTttccccccagctctgcccccactCAG AAGCCCTTGCTCTGAGCTGCTTCTCTGGCGCTACCCTGGGAACCTGATCCCTGAGGCGCTCCGGTTGCTGAGGCTGGgggacacccccaccccccactacCCTGCAACCCCAGCTGGGGACATAATGGAGCTCTGA
- the HCFC1R1 gene encoding host cell factor C1 regulator 1 isoform X3: MILQQPLERGPQGRAQRDPRAASGASRGLDASSPLRGAVPMSTKRRLEEEQEPLRKQFLSEENMVTHFSRLSLHNDHPYCSPPMAFPPALPPLRSPCSELLLWRYPGNLIPEALRLLRLGDTPTPHYPATPAGDIMEL; encoded by the exons ATGATCCTGCAGCAACCCCTGGAGCGAGGCCCCCAGGGTCGGGCCCAGCGCGACCCGCGGGCCGCCTCAGGGGCGTCCCGAGGCCTGGACGCGAG ctCCCCTCTCCGAGGAGCTGTGCCCATGAGCACCAAGCGTCGCCTGGAGGAGGAGCA GGAGCCCCTGCGCAAGCAGTTCCTGTCTGAGGAGAACATGGTCACCCACTTCTCTAGACTCAGCCTGCACAATGACCACCCTTACTGCAGCCCCCCCATGGCTttccccccagctctgcccccactCAG AAGCCCTTGCTCTGAGCTGCTTCTCTGGCGCTACCCTGGGAACCTGATCCCTGAGGCGCTCCGGTTGCTGAGGCTGGgggacacccccaccccccactacCCTGCAACCCCAGCTGGGGACATAATGGAGCTCTGA
- the BICDL2 gene encoding BICD family-like cargo adapter 2 isoform X2, whose translation MSSPEGPSFPSGLLSGGTSPSGNEGFFPFVLERQDSFLGGGPRPEEPKDLALQLQQKEKDLLLAAELGKMLLECNEELQRRLEMLSAQHSEREERLQQENHELRRGLAARGAEWEARTVELEGDLEALRAQLGEQRSEQQDSGRERARALSELSEQNLRLSQQLAQNQMLQSRRKDLEAQIRGLCEEVEKGQGRLQATHEELLLLRRERQEHSLELELARSEAGEALSALRRLQRRVSELEEESRLQDANISGASLQLELAHSLDSDKDQDQNTDRRGDSLATLSPETQEASSHQPSPQEERLEPPRKRASLSPAEILEEKEAEVVRLQDEMALQREELQSLREELQRQKELRAQEDPEEVLSGALSDRDEAVNKSLELALELSRVSLERDSLSRELLRTIRQKVALTQELEAWQDDMQVVIGQQLRSQRQKELSAAGSAPSRAPSRLGPGPAGGFFSNLFRRT comes from the exons ATGAGCTCCCCAGAAGGGCCCAGCTTCCCATCCGGGCTGCTCTCCGGGGGCACCTCCCCCAGCGGCAATGAGGGCTTCTTCCCCTTCGTGTTGGAGCGGCAGGACTCATTCCTGGGAGGGGGCCCAAGGCCTGAGGAGCCCAAGGACCTGGCCCTGCAGCTGCAGCAGAAGGAGAAAGACCTGTTGTTGGCCGCAGAGCTTGGCAAGATGCTTCTGGAGTGCAATGAGGAGCTGCAGCGGCGGCTGGAGATGCTGAGCGCCCAGCACTCTGAGCGTGAGGAA AGGCTGCAGCAGGAGAACCATGAGCTCCGCCGAGGCCTGGCAGCCCGGGGAGCCGAGTGGGAGGCCAGGACTGTGGAGCTTGAGGGGGACTTGGAGGCCCTTCGGGCCCAGCTGGGGGAGCAGCGTTCCGAGCAGCAGGACAGCGGACGGGAGCGGGCACGCGCCCTCAGTGAACTCAGTGAACAGAACCTCCGGCTCAGCCAGCAGCTGGCCCAG AATCAGATGCTCCAGAGTCGCCGAAAGGACCTGGAGGCCCAGATTCGAGGTCTGtgtgaggaggtggagaagggcCAGGGCAGGCTACAGGCAACCCATGAGGAGCTGCTGCTGCTACGGCGGGAGAGGCAGGAGCACAGTCTGGAG CTGGAACTCGCGCGCTCCGAGGCTGGGGAGGCACTGAGTGCGCTGCGGAGGCTGCAGCGGCGGGTCTCGGAGCTGGAGGAGGAGTCGCGCCTCCAGGACGCCAACATCTCGGGAGCCTCGCTGCAGTTAGAGCTTGCCCATAGCCTCGACAGCGACAAGGACCAAGACCAGAACACGGACAGACGCGGAGATTCTCTG GCCACTCTGTCCCCGGAGACCCAAGAGGCATCCAGCCACCAGCCTTCGCCCCAGGAGGAGAGGTTGGAGCCTCCCAGGAAGCGAGCATCCCTGAGCCCAGCGGAGATACTGGAAGAGAAGGAGGCGGAAGTGGTCCGGTTGCAGGATGAG ATGGCGCTGCAGCGGGAAGAGCTACAGTCCCTGCGGGAGGAGCTGCAAAGGCAGAAGGAACTGCGGGCGCAGGAGGATCCCGAGGAGGTCTTAAGCGGCGCCCTCTCGGATCGGGACGAGGCCGTGAACAA GTCCCTGGAACTGGCCCTGGAGCTCAGCCGCGTTTCTCTGGAGCGAGACTCCCTCTCCCGGGAGCTGCTTCGCACCATCCGCCAGAAGGTGGCGCTGACGCAAGAACTGGAGGCCTGGCAG GACGACATGCAGGTGGTCATCGGACAGCAGCTGCGATCACAACGCCAGAAAGAGCTGAGTGCGGCTGGATCCGCCCCGAGCCGCGCCCCGTCgcgcctgggccctgggcccgcCGGTGGCTTCTTCAGCAACCTCTTCCGAAGAACCTGA
- the BICDL2 gene encoding BICD family-like cargo adapter 2 isoform X3: MSSPEGPSFPSGLLSGGTSPSGNEGFFPFVLERQDSFLGGGPRPEEPKDLALQLQQKEKDLLLAAELGKMLLECNEELQRRLEMLSAQHSEREERLQQENHELRRGLAARGAEWEARTVELEGDLEALRAQLGEQRSEQQDSGRERARALSELSEQNLRLSQQLAQLELARSEAGEALSALRRLQRRVSELEEESRLQDANISGASLQLELAHSLDSDKDQDQNTDRRGDSLATLSPETQEASSHQPSPQEERLEPPRKRASLSPAEILEEKEAEVVRLQDEMALQREELQSLREELQRQKELRAQEDPEEVLSGALSDRDEAVNKSLELALELSRVSLERDSLSRELLRTIRQKVALTQELEAWQDDMQVVIGQQLRSQRQKELSAAGSAPSRAPSRLGPGPAGGFFSNLFRRT; encoded by the exons ATGAGCTCCCCAGAAGGGCCCAGCTTCCCATCCGGGCTGCTCTCCGGGGGCACCTCCCCCAGCGGCAATGAGGGCTTCTTCCCCTTCGTGTTGGAGCGGCAGGACTCATTCCTGGGAGGGGGCCCAAGGCCTGAGGAGCCCAAGGACCTGGCCCTGCAGCTGCAGCAGAAGGAGAAAGACCTGTTGTTGGCCGCAGAGCTTGGCAAGATGCTTCTGGAGTGCAATGAGGAGCTGCAGCGGCGGCTGGAGATGCTGAGCGCCCAGCACTCTGAGCGTGAGGAA AGGCTGCAGCAGGAGAACCATGAGCTCCGCCGAGGCCTGGCAGCCCGGGGAGCCGAGTGGGAGGCCAGGACTGTGGAGCTTGAGGGGGACTTGGAGGCCCTTCGGGCCCAGCTGGGGGAGCAGCGTTCCGAGCAGCAGGACAGCGGACGGGAGCGGGCACGCGCCCTCAGTGAACTCAGTGAACAGAACCTCCGGCTCAGCCAGCAGCTGGCCCAG CTGGAACTCGCGCGCTCCGAGGCTGGGGAGGCACTGAGTGCGCTGCGGAGGCTGCAGCGGCGGGTCTCGGAGCTGGAGGAGGAGTCGCGCCTCCAGGACGCCAACATCTCGGGAGCCTCGCTGCAGTTAGAGCTTGCCCATAGCCTCGACAGCGACAAGGACCAAGACCAGAACACGGACAGACGCGGAGATTCTCTG GCCACTCTGTCCCCGGAGACCCAAGAGGCATCCAGCCACCAGCCTTCGCCCCAGGAGGAGAGGTTGGAGCCTCCCAGGAAGCGAGCATCCCTGAGCCCAGCGGAGATACTGGAAGAGAAGGAGGCGGAAGTGGTCCGGTTGCAGGATGAG ATGGCGCTGCAGCGGGAAGAGCTACAGTCCCTGCGGGAGGAGCTGCAAAGGCAGAAGGAACTGCGGGCGCAGGAGGATCCCGAGGAGGTCTTAAGCGGCGCCCTCTCGGATCGGGACGAGGCCGTGAACAA GTCCCTGGAACTGGCCCTGGAGCTCAGCCGCGTTTCTCTGGAGCGAGACTCCCTCTCCCGGGAGCTGCTTCGCACCATCCGCCAGAAGGTGGCGCTGACGCAAGAACTGGAGGCCTGGCAG GACGACATGCAGGTGGTCATCGGACAGCAGCTGCGATCACAACGCCAGAAAGAGCTGAGTGCGGCTGGATCCGCCCCGAGCCGCGCCCCGTCgcgcctgggccctgggcccgcCGGTGGCTTCTTCAGCAACCTCTTCCGAAGAACCTGA
- the THOC6 gene encoding THO complex subunit 6 isoform X2, with translation MVTFQAHDGPVYSMVSTDRHLLSAGDGEVKAWLWAEILKKGCKELWRRQPPYRTSLEVPEINALLLVPKENSLILAGGDCQLHTMDLETGTFTRALWGHTDYIHCLALRERSPEVLSGGEDGAVRLWDLRTAKEVQTIEVYKHEECSRPHNGRWIGCLATDSDWMVCGGGPALTLWHLRSSTPTTVFPMRAPQKHVTFYQDLILSAGQGRCVNQWQLSGELKAQVPGSSPGLLSLSLNQQPAAPECKVLTAAGNSCRVDVFTNLGYRAFSLSF, from the exons ATGGTGACCTTCCAAG CCCACGATGGACCCGTCTACAGCATGGTCTCCACTGATCGACATCTCCTCAGtgctggggatggggaggtgaAGGCCTGGCTTTGGGCAGAGATCCTTAAGAAG GGCTGTAAGGAGCTGTGGCGTCGTCAGCCCCCATACAG GACCAGTCTGGAAGTACCTGAGATCAATGCTTTGCTTCTCGTCCCCAAG GAGAATTCCCTCATCCTGGCGGGGGGAGACTGTCAGCTGCATACGATGGACCTTGAGACGGGGACCTTCACG CGGGCACTCTGGGGCCACACGGACTACATCCACTGCCTTGCACTGCGGGAGCGGAGCCCCGAGGTGCTGTCAGGTGGCGAGGATGGGGCCGTGCGGCTTTGGG ACCTCCGCACGGCCAAGGAGGTCCAGACGATTGAAGTCTACAAGCACGAG gagtGCTCGAGGCCCCACAATGGGCGCTGGATTGGATGTTTGGCAACTGACTCCGACTGGATG GTCTGTGGAGGTGGCCCAGCACTAACCCTCTGGCACCTTCGATCCTCCACACCCACCACCGTCTTCCCCATGCGGGCACCACAGAAACATGTTACCTTCTACCAGGACCTG ATTCTATCAGCTGGACAGGGTCGCTGTGTCAATCAGTGGCAGCTGAGCGGGGAGCTCAAGGCCCAGGTGCCTGGCTCCTCCCCAGGGCTGCTAAGCCTCAGCCTCAACCAGCAACCAGCAGCCCCTGAGTGCAAG GTCCTGACGGCCGCAGGCAACAGCTGCAGGGTGGATGTCTTCACCAATCTGGGCTACCGAGCTTTCTCCCTGTCCTTCTGA
- the THOC6 gene encoding THO complex subunit 6 isoform X1, giving the protein MERAMPQAVPLGQMEVFQALQRLHMIIFSQNVSPCGKFLAAGNNYGQIAIFSLSAALSSEAKEESKKPMVTFQAHDGPVYSMVSTDRHLLSAGDGEVKAWLWAEILKKGCKELWRRQPPYRTSLEVPEINALLLVPKENSLILAGGDCQLHTMDLETGTFTRALWGHTDYIHCLALRERSPEVLSGGEDGAVRLWDLRTAKEVQTIEVYKHEECSRPHNGRWIGCLATDSDWMVCGGGPALTLWHLRSSTPTTVFPMRAPQKHVTFYQDLILSAGQGRCVNQWQLSGELKAQVPGSSPGLLSLSLNQQPAAPECKVLTAAGNSCRVDVFTNLGYRAFSLSF; this is encoded by the exons ATGGAGCGAGCCATGCCGCAAGCGGTGCCTCTCGGTCAG ATGGAAGTATTTCAGGCCCTGCAGCGGCTGCACATGATCATTTTTTCCCAGAATGTCTCACCCTGTGGGAAGTTCCTGGCAGCTGGCAACAATTACGGGCAGATAGCCATCTTTAG CTTGTCTGCTGCTTTGAGCTCTGAGGCCAAAGAGGAAAGTAAGAAGCCCATGGTGACCTTCCAAG CCCACGATGGACCCGTCTACAGCATGGTCTCCACTGATCGACATCTCCTCAGtgctggggatggggaggtgaAGGCCTGGCTTTGGGCAGAGATCCTTAAGAAG GGCTGTAAGGAGCTGTGGCGTCGTCAGCCCCCATACAG GACCAGTCTGGAAGTACCTGAGATCAATGCTTTGCTTCTCGTCCCCAAG GAGAATTCCCTCATCCTGGCGGGGGGAGACTGTCAGCTGCATACGATGGACCTTGAGACGGGGACCTTCACG CGGGCACTCTGGGGCCACACGGACTACATCCACTGCCTTGCACTGCGGGAGCGGAGCCCCGAGGTGCTGTCAGGTGGCGAGGATGGGGCCGTGCGGCTTTGGG ACCTCCGCACGGCCAAGGAGGTCCAGACGATTGAAGTCTACAAGCACGAG gagtGCTCGAGGCCCCACAATGGGCGCTGGATTGGATGTTTGGCAACTGACTCCGACTGGATG GTCTGTGGAGGTGGCCCAGCACTAACCCTCTGGCACCTTCGATCCTCCACACCCACCACCGTCTTCCCCATGCGGGCACCACAGAAACATGTTACCTTCTACCAGGACCTG ATTCTATCAGCTGGACAGGGTCGCTGTGTCAATCAGTGGCAGCTGAGCGGGGAGCTCAAGGCCCAGGTGCCTGGCTCCTCCCCAGGGCTGCTAAGCCTCAGCCTCAACCAGCAACCAGCAGCCCCTGAGTGCAAG GTCCTGACGGCCGCAGGCAACAGCTGCAGGGTGGATGTCTTCACCAATCTGGGCTACCGAGCTTTCTCCCTGTCCTTCTGA
- the BICDL2 gene encoding BICD family-like cargo adapter 2 isoform X1, whose protein sequence is MSSPEGPSFPSGLLSGGTSPSGNEGFFPFVLERQDSFLGGGPRPEEPKDLALQLQQKEKDLLLAAELGKMLLECNEELQRRLEMLSAQHSEREERLQQENHELRRGLAARGAEWEARTVELEGDLEALRAQLGEQRSEQQDSGRERARALSELSEQNLRLSQQLAQASQTEQELQRELDGLRGQCQTQALDGAELRTRLECLQGENQMLQSRRKDLEAQIRGLCEEVEKGQGRLQATHEELLLLRRERQEHSLELELARSEAGEALSALRRLQRRVSELEEESRLQDANISGASLQLELAHSLDSDKDQDQNTDRRGDSLATLSPETQEASSHQPSPQEERLEPPRKRASLSPAEILEEKEAEVVRLQDEMALQREELQSLREELQRQKELRAQEDPEEVLSGALSDRDEAVNKSLELALELSRVSLERDSLSRELLRTIRQKVALTQELEAWQDDMQVVIGQQLRSQRQKELSAAGSAPSRAPSRLGPGPAGGFFSNLFRRT, encoded by the exons ATGAGCTCCCCAGAAGGGCCCAGCTTCCCATCCGGGCTGCTCTCCGGGGGCACCTCCCCCAGCGGCAATGAGGGCTTCTTCCCCTTCGTGTTGGAGCGGCAGGACTCATTCCTGGGAGGGGGCCCAAGGCCTGAGGAGCCCAAGGACCTGGCCCTGCAGCTGCAGCAGAAGGAGAAAGACCTGTTGTTGGCCGCAGAGCTTGGCAAGATGCTTCTGGAGTGCAATGAGGAGCTGCAGCGGCGGCTGGAGATGCTGAGCGCCCAGCACTCTGAGCGTGAGGAA AGGCTGCAGCAGGAGAACCATGAGCTCCGCCGAGGCCTGGCAGCCCGGGGAGCCGAGTGGGAGGCCAGGACTGTGGAGCTTGAGGGGGACTTGGAGGCCCTTCGGGCCCAGCTGGGGGAGCAGCGTTCCGAGCAGCAGGACAGCGGACGGGAGCGGGCACGCGCCCTCAGTGAACTCAGTGAACAGAACCTCCGGCTCAGCCAGCAGCTGGCCCAG gcCTCCCAGACTGAGCAGGAGCTTCAGAGAGAATTGGATGGCCTTCGGGGGCAGTGCCAGACTCAGGCCTTGGATGGGGCAGAGTTGAGGACACGGCTGGAGTGTCTGCAGGGGGAG AATCAGATGCTCCAGAGTCGCCGAAAGGACCTGGAGGCCCAGATTCGAGGTCTGtgtgaggaggtggagaagggcCAGGGCAGGCTACAGGCAACCCATGAGGAGCTGCTGCTGCTACGGCGGGAGAGGCAGGAGCACAGTCTGGAG CTGGAACTCGCGCGCTCCGAGGCTGGGGAGGCACTGAGTGCGCTGCGGAGGCTGCAGCGGCGGGTCTCGGAGCTGGAGGAGGAGTCGCGCCTCCAGGACGCCAACATCTCGGGAGCCTCGCTGCAGTTAGAGCTTGCCCATAGCCTCGACAGCGACAAGGACCAAGACCAGAACACGGACAGACGCGGAGATTCTCTG GCCACTCTGTCCCCGGAGACCCAAGAGGCATCCAGCCACCAGCCTTCGCCCCAGGAGGAGAGGTTGGAGCCTCCCAGGAAGCGAGCATCCCTGAGCCCAGCGGAGATACTGGAAGAGAAGGAGGCGGAAGTGGTCCGGTTGCAGGATGAG ATGGCGCTGCAGCGGGAAGAGCTACAGTCCCTGCGGGAGGAGCTGCAAAGGCAGAAGGAACTGCGGGCGCAGGAGGATCCCGAGGAGGTCTTAAGCGGCGCCCTCTCGGATCGGGACGAGGCCGTGAACAA GTCCCTGGAACTGGCCCTGGAGCTCAGCCGCGTTTCTCTGGAGCGAGACTCCCTCTCCCGGGAGCTGCTTCGCACCATCCGCCAGAAGGTGGCGCTGACGCAAGAACTGGAGGCCTGGCAG GACGACATGCAGGTGGTCATCGGACAGCAGCTGCGATCACAACGCCAGAAAGAGCTGAGTGCGGCTGGATCCGCCCCGAGCCGCGCCCCGTCgcgcctgggccctgggcccgcCGGTGGCTTCTTCAGCAACCTCTTCCGAAGAACCTGA
- the HCFC1R1 gene encoding host cell factor C1 regulator 1 isoform X2, with translation MILQQPLERGPQGRAQRDPRAASGASRGLDARSPSDYLSSEYPSLPASPSLPREPLRKQFLSEENMVTHFSRLSLHNDHPYCSPPMAFPPALPPLRSPCSELLLWRYPGNLIPEALRLLRLGDTPTPHYPATPAGDIMEL, from the exons ATGATCCTGCAGCAACCCCTGGAGCGAGGCCCCCAGGGTCGGGCCCAGCGCGACCCGCGGGCCGCCTCAGGGGCGTCCCGAGGCCTGGACGCGAG GTCCCCATCAGACTACCTCTCTTCTGAATATCccagcctgcctgcctccccGTCTCTCCCCAGGGAGCCCCTGCGCAAGCAGTTCCTGTCTGAGGAGAACATGGTCACCCACTTCTCTAGACTCAGCCTGCACAATGACCACCCTTACTGCAGCCCCCCCATGGCTttccccccagctctgcccccactCAG AAGCCCTTGCTCTGAGCTGCTTCTCTGGCGCTACCCTGGGAACCTGATCCCTGAGGCGCTCCGGTTGCTGAGGCTGGgggacacccccaccccccactacCCTGCAACCCCAGCTGGGGACATAATGGAGCTCTGA